One part of the Streptobacillus canis genome encodes these proteins:
- the yajC gene encoding preprotein translocase subunit YajC: MNSTGTILAIYAVILLPFAGIMYYSNAKKKNKFNEMMNSLTVGQKIMTVGGIIGTITKLDTETVEIKVDQNARLTITKRAVSRIIN; this comes from the coding sequence ATGAATTCTACAGGAACAATTTTAGCAATATATGCTGTAATATTATTACCATTTGCTGGTATTATGTATTATAGTAATGCAAAGAAAAAAAATAAATTTAATGAAATGATGAATAGTTTAACAGTAGGTCAAAAAATAATGACAGTTGGAGGTATAATTGGAACTATTACTAAATTAGATACTGAAACAGTTGAAATTAAAGTTGATCAAAATGCAAGACTTACAATAACAAAAAGAGCTGTTTCACGTATAATAAATTAA
- the yqeK gene encoding bis(5'-nucleosyl)-tetraphosphatase (symmetrical) YqeK, translating into MYNLKEIDQELQKLVTDKRYNHILRVRDKAIELAKIYNAPTEIVEVGALLHDIAKYFSDEKSYSIIEDEYKYIFDNGFKINQVLHGFAAAAYAKKRFNITDEIILDSLRYHTIGRSEMTLVDKIVYLADAIEDGRNYPNVDLIRAEAIKNLDSAILMEINFKLQHLINKNVTIHPNTILFRNKLINKGE; encoded by the coding sequence ATGTATAACTTAAAAGAAATAGATCAAGAGTTACAAAAATTAGTAACTGATAAAAGATACAATCATATTTTAAGGGTTAGAGATAAGGCAATAGAACTTGCAAAAATATATAATGCACCAACTGAAATTGTAGAAGTTGGTGCTTTATTGCATGATATAGCTAAATATTTTAGTGATGAAAAATCCTACTCTATCATTGAAGATGAATATAAATATATTTTTGATAATGGATTCAAAATAAATCAAGTATTACACGGATTTGCCGCTGCAGCTTACGCTAAGAAAAGATTTAATATAACAGATGAAATAATACTTGATTCCCTAAGATATCATACAATAGGTCGTTCAGAAATGACCTTAGTAGATAAAATCGTTTATTTAGCCGATGCTATTGAAGATGGTAGAAACTATCCAAATGTTGATTTAATAAGAGCTGAAGCAATAAAAAATTTAGATTCAGCTATATTAATGGAGATTAATTTTAAATTACAACACTTAATTAATAAAAATGTTACTATACATCCAAATACGATTTTATTTAGAAATAAACTTATAAATAAAGGTGAATAA
- the ppc gene encoding phosphoenolpyruvate carboxylase: protein MNSVILKPDNEIKLNKGLINKEIDVIKSILSEIVPDVDIVSILENEKHFKDNGKIESNVVRLLTILPLLINIVEDVYQSRMLKYNTINKNYTEGMIENLVNKLNLDNMDKEKLKEVFLDIRVVPVLTAHPTQVQRKSVLDLTQNIYEILEKRELVEHKLLDENEWMNELRKNINLLWRTDILRNSKLRVSNEITNSLSYYDSTFLKAIPKINLKFKDLAKKLGIFSNSYTPIIMGTWIGGDRDGNPFVTEETLLNAAYSQVDKAITYYISELEKLYREFSISSLKNDYSDELKELVKLSKDTSEHRVYEPYRLAISYILDSLRDVKIKLLDDKLELPYDSYYNSKKLLKDLLIIRKSIETYSDEILAYGRLDELIEAVKVFGYHLSSIDLRQDSSVYEYCVNELLKIAKITENYSQLKEGEKCKILINQIENEPRKLSSVNCFKSEALEKELKIFGTMKKLINIFGKNIIKQNIISHTVEISDMLELALLLKEFDLDGKVNISPLFESIEDLKNSEEIMRTWFELSIVKKWLSINGGVQEIMLGYSDSNKDGGYITSSWYLYKAQKELVNLAKEYNVKLNFFHGRGGTVGRGGGPSYEAILSQPSGSILGKIRLTEQGEVIGAKYGNLDLGKFNLEALLSATLEKSLKDETKDIKEYENIMEQISEISYKEYRNLVYDTDGFSEYFFESTPINEVSSLNIGSRPSSRKKVLDIEGLRAIPWVFSWSQTRVMLPGWYGVGSSFDKWIKENNGLEVLRFMYNNWPFFKALLSNLEMVLSKTDMNIAREYANLVNNKELSEKIFNMINNEWQLTFDLLKQITGINYLLEDNEMLTLSLKNRLPYFNALNYLQIELIRQERCGNNTEEVNKAIHTSINGIATGLRNSG from the coding sequence ATGAATTCAGTTATATTAAAGCCAGATAATGAAATTAAGTTAAATAAAGGATTAATTAATAAAGAGATTGATGTTATTAAAAGTATACTTTCAGAGATTGTTCCAGATGTAGATATCGTTTCAATTTTAGAAAATGAAAAGCATTTTAAAGATAATGGAAAAATTGAATCTAATGTTGTAAGATTACTAACAATTTTACCTTTATTAATAAATATTGTAGAGGATGTATATCAATCTAGAATGTTAAAATATAATACAATTAATAAAAATTATACTGAAGGTATGATAGAAAATTTAGTTAATAAATTAAACTTAGATAATATGGATAAAGAAAAGTTGAAAGAAGTATTTCTAGATATTAGAGTAGTACCAGTACTAACTGCACACCCTACTCAAGTACAAAGAAAGTCTGTATTAGATTTAACACAAAATATTTATGAGATTTTAGAAAAAAGAGAATTAGTTGAACATAAATTACTTGATGAAAATGAGTGGATGAATGAACTTAGAAAAAATATTAACTTATTATGGAGAACAGATATTTTAAGAAACTCAAAATTAAGAGTAAGTAATGAAATCACAAATTCACTAAGTTATTATGATTCAACATTCTTAAAGGCAATTCCTAAGATTAATTTAAAATTTAAGGATTTAGCAAAAAAATTAGGGATATTTTCAAATTCTTATACACCAATCATAATGGGGACATGGATAGGTGGAGATAGAGATGGTAATCCATTTGTAACTGAAGAAACATTATTAAATGCTGCTTATTCACAAGTTGATAAAGCGATTACTTACTATATTTCTGAACTTGAGAAATTATATAGAGAATTTTCAATTTCAAGTTTAAAAAATGATTATAGTGATGAGTTAAAAGAATTAGTAAAATTATCAAAAGATACATCTGAACATAGAGTGTATGAACCATATAGATTAGCAATATCATATATTTTAGATAGTTTAAGAGATGTAAAAATTAAATTATTAGATGATAAATTAGAATTGCCGTATGATTCATATTATAATTCAAAAAAATTATTAAAAGATCTTCTAATAATAAGAAAATCTATTGAAACATATAGTGATGAAATTTTAGCATATGGTAGATTAGATGAATTAATTGAAGCTGTAAAAGTTTTTGGATATCATTTATCATCTATAGATTTAAGACAGGATTCAAGTGTATATGAATATTGTGTTAATGAATTACTTAAAATTGCTAAAATAACTGAAAATTATTCACAGTTAAAAGAAGGAGAAAAATGTAAAATATTAATTAATCAAATAGAAAATGAACCAAGAAAGTTAAGTTCAGTAAATTGTTTTAAATCAGAAGCTTTAGAAAAAGAACTAAAAATATTTGGAACTATGAAAAAATTAATTAATATTTTTGGTAAAAATATAATTAAACAAAATATAATTTCACATACTGTAGAAATATCTGATATGCTTGAACTTGCATTACTATTAAAAGAGTTTGATTTAGATGGCAAAGTTAATATTTCACCATTATTTGAAAGTATTGAAGATTTAAAGAATTCTGAAGAAATAATGAGAACATGGTTTGAATTATCGATTGTAAAAAAATGGTTAAGTATTAATGGAGGAGTTCAAGAAATAATGCTTGGATATTCTGACAGTAACAAAGATGGAGGATATATAACTTCAAGCTGGTATTTATATAAAGCTCAAAAAGAATTAGTAAATTTAGCTAAAGAATATAATGTTAAATTAAATTTCTTCCACGGACGTGGTGGAACAGTTGGTCGTGGAGGAGGACCAAGTTATGAAGCAATATTATCACAACCTAGTGGTTCTATACTTGGTAAAATTAGACTTACTGAGCAAGGAGAAGTTATTGGTGCTAAATATGGAAATTTAGATTTAGGTAAATTTAACCTAGAAGCTTTATTATCTGCTACATTAGAAAAAAGTCTTAAAGATGAAACAAAAGATATAAAAGAATATGAAAATATAATGGAACAAATTTCTGAAATCAGCTACAAAGAGTATAGAAATTTAGTTTATGATACAGATGGTTTTTCTGAATATTTCTTTGAATCAACACCAATAAATGAAGTGTCTTCATTAAATATAGGTTCAAGACCATCATCTAGAAAAAAAGTATTAGATATTGAAGGATTAAGAGCTATACCTTGGGTATTTTCATGGTCGCAAACTAGAGTAATGTTACCAGGTTGGTATGGTGTGGGTTCTTCATTTGATAAATGGATAAAAGAAAATAATGGTTTGGAAGTATTAAGATTTATGTATAATAATTGGCCATTCTTTAAGGCTTTATTATCTAATTTAGAGATGGTACTTTCAAAAACAGATATGAATATTGCAAGAGAATATGCAAACCTTGTTAATAATAAAGAATTGTCTGAAAAAATATTTAATATGATAAATAACGAATGGCAATTAACATTTGATTTATTAAAACAAATTACAGGTATTAATTACTTGCTTGAAGACAATGAAATGTTAACGTTAAGTTTAAAAAATAGATTACCATATTTTAATGCCCTAAATTATTTACAAATAGAATTAATAAGACAAGAAAGATGTGGAAATAATACTGAAGAAGTAAATAAAGCAATACATACGAGTATAAATGGTATTGCAACAGGTTTAAGAAATAGTGGATAG
- a CDS encoding transposase, whose translation MPGISNSNAAIILGEIGNIDKFDSPAKLVAYAGLDCTVRQSGNFNAQ comes from the coding sequence ATACCCGGTATTTCTAACTCTAATGCCGCAATTATACTAGGTGAAATAGGTAATATTGATAAATTCGATAGTCCAGCTAAATTAGTTGCATATGCAGGTCTTGATTGTACAGTTAGACAATCTGGTAATTTTAATGCTCAATAA
- a CDS encoding N-acetylmuramoyl-L-alanine amidase family protein — MFKKIKKTLLLLGICVSSLTFSAVLEDVKYQNGEFILRFDSSITKPVINKTKITSNNISYNVTELNLKNTKISEEVLKQVNINDEFYKYIMIDEITKDVTGIYTYSQYGFNSNITYTDNEIKIKQTKVEVPKKISPLTKKQLVIVLDAGHGGHDSGARGHGKLEKDIALDVTLKLAKNLKRDHKVILTRNDDNFITLSERPRIGNKNSADLFVSIHLNAASNEAANGAEIFYFSKETNPYTSKLIELEEKYDEAQAKKVSIINQILGDFFINRTKEKSANLARVILDNYSKQMNFRKRGIFGANFAVLRGSESASILIELGFITNESDNVKLASETGQMIAVNAIADAIRENFEE, encoded by the coding sequence ATGTTTAAAAAAATAAAAAAAACATTACTTCTTCTAGGTATATGTGTATCATCTTTAACTTTCTCTGCCGTATTGGAGGATGTAAAATATCAAAACGGGGAATTTATACTTAGATTTGACTCTAGTATTACAAAACCAGTAATTAATAAAACTAAAATTACATCTAACAATATTAGTTACAATGTTACAGAACTTAATCTTAAAAATACAAAAATATCTGAAGAAGTACTAAAACAAGTTAATATTAATGATGAATTCTATAAATATATTATGATAGATGAAATAACAAAAGATGTTACGGGAATCTATACATATTCACAATATGGATTTAATTCAAATATTACTTATACCGACAATGAAATTAAAATAAAACAAACTAAAGTTGAGGTTCCCAAAAAAATAAGCCCACTTACAAAAAAACAGTTAGTTATAGTTTTAGATGCTGGACATGGTGGTCATGATTCAGGAGCTAGAGGTCATGGAAAATTAGAAAAAGACATAGCTTTAGATGTAACTTTAAAATTAGCCAAAAATCTTAAAAGAGATCATAAAGTTATACTTACAAGAAATGATGATAATTTCATAACTTTAAGTGAAAGACCAAGAATTGGTAATAAAAATTCTGCTGATTTATTTGTAAGTATACATTTAAATGCTGCATCAAATGAAGCTGCAAATGGTGCTGAAATCTTCTATTTTTCTAAAGAAACTAACCCATATACTTCAAAATTAATAGAACTTGAAGAAAAATATGATGAGGCTCAAGCAAAAAAAGTAAGTATCATTAATCAAATCCTTGGCGATTTTTTTATTAATAGAACTAAAGAAAAAAGCGCTAATTTAGCAAGAGTTATTTTAGATAACTACTCTAAACAAATGAATTTTAGAAAAAGAGGTATATTTGGAGCAAATTTTGCTGTACTTCGTGGTAGTGAATCTGCTTCAATTTTAATAGAACTTGGATTTATAACAAATGAATCAGATAATGTAAAACTAGCAAGTGAAACTGGACAAATGATTGCAGTTAATGCTATTGCAGATGCAATTAGAGAGAATTTTGAGGAGTAA
- a CDS encoding FAD-dependent oxidoreductase yields MSKILKFDETITYDTIVIGAGPSAVSASIYAVRKGLKTAMIGEDIGGQILDTNEIENIIGVPLTNGFDYAMELEKHLAEYEVYFYKGHRVKEIVDEGALKKVITDDNKAVLTKTIIIATGAKWRQLGIPGEKEYTGRGVHYCSTCDGPFYRNKDVVIVGGGNSGVEAAIEISNIAKNVVLVEYMDELKADKVLQDRLATLENVRVYLSSAVTEIVGNVYAEIAKLRNRNNSDEFELKMDGLFVEIGLSANSDLVKDLVETNKAGEIVIDEMNMTSVPGIFAAGDCTNTKHKQIIIAMGEGAKAALSTFEYVIKH; encoded by the coding sequence ATGAGTAAAATATTAAAATTTGATGAAACTATTACTTATGATACTATTGTAATAGGTGCTGGACCATCTGCTGTTTCTGCTAGTATTTATGCTGTTAGAAAAGGTTTAAAAACAGCAATGATAGGTGAAGATATTGGAGGACAGATTTTAGATACAAATGAAATAGAAAATATAATTGGAGTACCTTTAACAAATGGATTTGACTATGCGATGGAGCTTGAAAAGCATTTAGCAGAATATGAAGTTTATTTTTATAAAGGACATAGAGTAAAGGAAATTGTCGATGAAGGTGCATTAAAAAAAGTAATTACAGATGATAATAAAGCTGTATTAACTAAAACTATAATAATTGCTACTGGAGCAAAATGGAGACAATTAGGAATACCTGGAGAAAAAGAATATACAGGAAGAGGAGTACATTATTGTTCTACTTGTGATGGACCATTCTATAGAAATAAGGATGTAGTTATTGTAGGTGGAGGAAATTCGGGTGTGGAAGCTGCAATTGAAATTTCAAATATTGCTAAAAATGTTGTATTAGTTGAATATATGGATGAATTAAAAGCGGATAAAGTATTACAAGATAGATTAGCTACACTTGAAAATGTCAGAGTATATTTATCATCAGCTGTAACTGAAATCGTAGGAAATGTGTATGCAGAAATTGCTAAATTGAGAAATAGAAATAATTCAGATGAATTTGAATTAAAAATGGATGGATTATTTGTAGAAATTGGTTTAAGTGCAAATTCTGATCTTGTAAAAGATTTAGTTGAAACTAATAAAGCAGGAGAGATTGTTATTGATGAAATGAATATGACATCTGTACCTGGAATTTTTGCAGCAGGTGATTGTACAAACACAAAACATAAACAAATAATTATAGCAATGGGTGAAGGAGCGAAAGCTGCCTTAAGTACATTTGAATATGTAATTAAACATTAA
- the smpB gene encoding SsrA-binding protein SmpB: MKLLANNKKAYFDYFIEDEYDAGIELKGTEVKSIKLGKVSIKESFVRIIKNEVWILGMFVSQYTFGNIYNVNETRVRKLLLNKREIKKLSEKVKEQGYTIVPLTVYNKDGLVKVKIATARGKKNYDKRESIKQRDISRDIRKNY; the protein is encoded by the coding sequence ATGAAATTGTTAGCTAATAATAAAAAAGCATATTTTGATTATTTTATAGAGGATGAATATGATGCCGGTATAGAACTTAAAGGTACCGAGGTAAAATCAATTAAACTAGGAAAGGTTAGTATCAAAGAAAGCTTTGTTAGAATAATTAAAAATGAAGTTTGGATACTAGGAATGTTTGTATCACAATATACTTTTGGTAATATCTATAATGTTAATGAAACGAGAGTTAGAAAATTATTATTAAATAAAAGAGAAATAAAAAAATTATCGGAAAAAGTAAAAGAACAAGGATATACAATTGTTCCTTTAACTGTATATAATAAAGATGGTCTTGTAAAAGTAAAAATAGCTACCGCACGTGGAAAGAAAAACTATGATAAACGTGAAAGTATTAAACAAAGAGATATTTCAAGAGATATTAGAAAAAATTACTAA
- a CDS encoding ribonuclease R family protein translates to MNKIFESKFICKNRRFAFAYTENNEKVLIRDLNFNNAFDGDTVKVEIIDEEKLIGKVLQVLKRQKTPYFGNVILCKRNKYIIRLNRSDLIVTTSSNKIKIKHGDILSFTIDYSTLNKDDIKVNVITNFGNINNSNNLLNSLLYAANISVGFNPEIKKETVQIKKPEITEELNYRVDLREQNTVTIDDITAKDLDDAIYLEKDDNSYTLYVSIADVSHFVKEYSTLDLEAAKRGNSIYLAEQVIPMLPKKLSNNLCSLNPDEDKLTFTVKLKYDLNGKLIESDFFKSIIRSHHRLNYDDVNNMYHNNDKSFPMLWDMLDLSRLLRNQKNKKGMINFNIPEIKLILDENGDIINISRRVSGLSQELIEDFMVAANEAVAEYLHWQNTPAIYRVHEAPEIDTLRTLNQKLNILGYNINNIMDVHPGKIAKIIDKSADDDNSYLIHKTILKAMKRAKYMNENKGHFGLALDNYLHFTSPIRRYSDLIVHRMLQYSLTNKKLSTKYIDKKLEEYKMIAEHISKTERIAERLEKDSIKLKLLDYMKKDLNEVFEARISGIITGKLFLQLENLVEVVFYDNDSYKYTITDNLLVDNKGNQFNIGDKVKIKIIKLDYERIEIISEVI, encoded by the coding sequence ATGAATAAAATTTTTGAAAGTAAATTTATATGCAAAAATCGTAGATTTGCTTTTGCATATACTGAAAATAATGAAAAAGTATTAATTAGAGATTTAAACTTTAATAATGCTTTTGATGGAGACACAGTTAAAGTTGAAATTATTGATGAGGAAAAACTAATAGGTAAAGTTTTACAAGTTTTAAAAAGACAGAAAACACCATATTTTGGAAATGTTATTTTGTGTAAAAGAAATAAATATATAATTAGGCTTAATCGTAGTGATTTAATCGTTACTACTTCATCAAATAAAATAAAAATAAAACATGGAGATATATTAAGTTTTACAATTGATTACTCTACTTTAAATAAAGACGATATAAAAGTTAATGTAATAACAAATTTTGGGAATATTAATAATTCAAATAACTTATTAAATTCTTTGCTGTATGCTGCAAATATCTCAGTAGGATTTAATCCAGAAATAAAAAAAGAAACTGTACAAATTAAAAAACCGGAAATTACTGAAGAATTAAATTATAGAGTTGATTTACGTGAACAAAATACTGTCACTATAGATGATATTACTGCAAAAGATCTTGATGATGCCATCTATTTAGAAAAGGATGACAATAGTTATACTTTATATGTTAGTATTGCCGATGTATCTCATTTTGTTAAAGAATACTCTACTCTTGATTTAGAAGCTGCAAAAAGAGGAAATAGTATTTATCTAGCTGAACAAGTTATTCCAATGTTACCAAAAAAATTATCAAATAACTTATGTTCTTTAAATCCAGATGAAGATAAATTAACATTTACTGTAAAATTAAAATATGACTTAAATGGAAAATTAATTGAAAGTGACTTCTTTAAATCAATTATTAGATCACATCATAGATTAAATTATGATGATGTAAATAATATGTATCATAATAACGATAAAAGTTTTCCTATGTTATGGGATATGTTAGATTTATCAAGATTATTAAGAAATCAAAAAAATAAAAAAGGGATGATTAATTTCAATATACCAGAAATTAAATTAATACTTGATGAAAACGGAGATATTATTAATATTTCAAGAAGAGTTTCTGGACTATCACAAGAATTAATTGAAGATTTTATGGTTGCTGCAAATGAAGCAGTAGCAGAATATTTGCATTGGCAAAATACTCCTGCTATTTATAGAGTACATGAAGCTCCAGAAATTGATACATTAAGGACCTTAAATCAAAAACTTAATATTTTAGGTTATAACATTAATAATATAATGGATGTACACCCTGGAAAAATAGCAAAAATAATTGATAAGAGTGCAGATGATGATAATTCATATTTAATACATAAAACAATTTTAAAAGCAATGAAAAGAGCTAAATATATGAATGAAAACAAGGGACATTTTGGCCTTGCTTTAGATAATTATCTACATTTTACATCACCAATTAGAAGATATTCAGATTTAATCGTTCATAGAATGTTACAATATTCATTAACAAATAAAAAATTATCTACTAAATATATAGATAAAAAATTAGAAGAATATAAAATGATTGCAGAACATATATCTAAGACTGAAAGAATTGCAGAAAGACTAGAAAAAGATTCAATTAAATTAAAGTTATTAGATTATATGAAGAAAGACCTAAACGAAGTTTTTGAAGCAAGAATTTCTGGCATTATTACAGGTAAATTATTCTTACAACTTGAAAATTTAGTTGAAGTTGTATTCTATGATAATGATAGTTATAAGTATACTATTACTGATAATCTATTAGTTGATAATAAAGGAAATCAATTTAATATTGGAGATAAAGTTAAAATCAAAATTATTAAATTAGATTATGAAAGAATTGAAATTATATCGGAGGTAATTTAA
- the tyrS gene encoding tyrosine--tRNA ligase encodes MTELELKQEVERQFNILKRGCEEIISEEEFKKKLEKSIKNKKPLKIKFGIDPTGSELHLGHAVPIRKLKQFQDLGHEVNFLIGTFTARIGDPTGKSETRKMLSFETIQENIRTYLEQVKLILDLDKIKVVYNHEWLEKLTLEEMLKLLSMFTVSQMIQREDFSKRLANNLPVSLIEFTYPILQGYDSVALEADVELGATEQKFNLLRGRDLQKNFDQEQQTCMIMPILVGLDGVEKMSKSLGNYISIQDTPTDMFGKIMSISDELMPNYYEMITNLPLEEVKEMLATQHPMESKKRLGFELVKEYYGEEKASEAKLWFENVFSNKNLNVELPEIKIEENELPALELLTKLNFISSNSEGRRLIDQKAMKVNDVAVQNINEVIKLEDGTIIRCGKKKIIKITK; translated from the coding sequence ATGACAGAATTAGAGTTAAAACAAGAAGTAGAGAGACAATTTAACATTCTTAAAAGAGGATGTGAAGAAATAATAAGCGAAGAAGAATTTAAGAAAAAATTAGAAAAATCAATTAAAAATAAAAAACCTTTAAAGATTAAGTTTGGTATCGATCCTACTGGTTCTGAACTACATTTAGGACATGCGGTACCCATTAGAAAATTAAAACAATTTCAAGACTTAGGACATGAAGTTAACTTTTTAATAGGTACATTTACTGCAAGAATAGGAGATCCAACTGGAAAATCTGAAACAAGAAAAATGTTAAGTTTTGAAACTATACAAGAAAATATTAGAACATATTTAGAGCAAGTAAAATTAATTTTAGATTTAGATAAAATTAAAGTTGTATATAACCATGAATGGTTAGAAAAACTAACTTTAGAAGAAATGTTAAAACTATTATCAATGTTTACTGTATCTCAAATGATACAAAGAGAAGATTTTTCTAAGAGATTAGCTAATAATCTTCCAGTTTCATTAATTGAATTTACTTATCCAATATTACAAGGGTATGATTCAGTTGCTCTAGAAGCTGATGTAGAATTAGGTGCTACTGAGCAAAAATTTAACTTATTAAGAGGAAGAGATTTGCAAAAGAATTTTGATCAAGAACAACAAACATGTATGATAATGCCTATTTTAGTTGGATTAGATGGTGTTGAAAAAATGTCTAAATCTTTAGGAAACTATATTTCAATTCAAGATACACCAACGGATATGTTTGGTAAAATAATGTCAATTTCTGATGAATTAATGCCAAATTACTATGAAATGATTACAAATTTACCATTAGAAGAAGTTAAAGAAATGTTAGCTACACAACATCCAATGGAATCAAAGAAAAGACTTGGGTTTGAATTAGTTAAAGAATATTACGGAGAAGAAAAAGCAAGTGAAGCAAAGTTATGGTTTGAAAATGTCTTCAGTAATAAAAATTTAAATGTAGAATTACCTGAAATTAAAATAGAAGAGAATGAATTACCAGCTTTAGAATTACTTACTAAATTAAACTTTATTTCTTCAAATAGTGAAGGAAGAAGATTAATTGATCAAAAAGCAATGAAAGTTAATGATGTTGCAGTTCAAAATATAAATGAAGTTATTAAATTAGAAGATGGAACTATTATTCGTTGTGGTAAAAAGAAAATAATTAAAATAACAAAATAA
- a CDS encoding N-glycosylase/DNA lyase, whose amino-acid sequence MKINKVKQQEIDEIYKSVLNRIEKAIKGYENTIKYSEKDYFAEIAFCILTPQSKAKNAWSAIEKLKETDLLYKGTAEEIVEYLNVVRFKNNKAKYLVELRDLMTRNGKLDSKNILAEIEGVKEKRDWILTNVKGMGLKEAAHVLRNLGYGRYLAILDRHVLKNLKELGVIEEIPKTLTPKKYFEIESLMEEYSKKVSIPMDALDLVFWYQQAGDVFK is encoded by the coding sequence ATGAAAATTAATAAAGTTAAACAACAAGAAATTGATGAAATATATAAATCAGTATTAAATAGAATAGAAAAAGCAATAAAAGGTTATGAGAATACTATAAAATATAGTGAAAAAGATTATTTTGCAGAAATAGCTTTCTGTATTTTAACTCCACAAAGTAAAGCAAAAAATGCTTGGTCTGCAATTGAAAAATTAAAAGAAACAGATTTATTATATAAAGGAACAGCAGAAGAAATAGTAGAATATTTAAATGTGGTAAGATTTAAAAATAATAAAGCTAAATATCTAGTAGAATTAAGGGATTTAATGACTAGAAATGGAAAATTAGATAGTAAAAACATATTAGCAGAAATCGAAGGTGTAAAAGAAAAAAGAGATTGGATATTAACAAATGTAAAAGGGATGGGTTTAAAAGAAGCGGCACATGTATTAAGAAATTTAGGCTATGGTAGGTATTTAGCGATACTTGATAGACATGTGCTTAAAAACCTTAAAGAGTTAGGTGTAATTGAAGAAATTCCTAAAACTTTAACTCCAAAGAAATATTTTGAAATTGAAAGTTTGATGGAGGAATATTCAAAAAAAGTTAGTATACCAATGGATGCATTAGATCTTGTATTTTGGTATCAACAAGCAGGGGATGTGTTTAAATAA